A stretch of the Ochrobactrum sp. BTU1 genome encodes the following:
- the ykgO gene encoding type B 50S ribosomal protein L36, whose product MKIKNSLKALKARHRDCQLVRRKGRVYIINKTAPRFKARQG is encoded by the coding sequence ATGAAGATCAAGAATTCGCTCAAGGCGCTCAAGGCCCGTCATCGTGACTGCCAGCTCGTTCGCCGCAAGGGCCGCGTTTACATCATCAATAAGACTGCTCCGCGCTTCAAGGCACGTCAGGGCTGA